Sequence from the Corallococcus soli genome:
AAAATCCGCCGTCTTCTCCTGTTCCACGTCCCGGCGGACCCGGCGCTCGCTCAGCTCCGGCGCGTGTCGCTGGCGAAAGACAAGCAAGGCCTTGAGGCTCTGGCTGTCTTCATCCCGGGGCTCGCCCTTTTTGTCATACAGTCGCAGGTCCCCATCCGTTGCAAGTTCAATCCCGGTGAGCTTGCTGACCTGGGCCTGCAGCGCGGCGTTGCGGGAGCTGTAGACACCGCTGTTGTAGTCGGCGAAGCGGAAGAGGGGCGCGTCGTACGCGGCCTCGAAGCCCAACAGCCGCGCGGTGCCGTACCGCACGCCGCCCGCGCGCGTGTACAGCGACTCGCGCACCGCGTCGGGGTCCGCGTCCGGGCCCGCCTTCTCCACCGCGTAGCGCACGCTGACCTGCATGGAGCCCGCGGTGGTGATGGGGTTCTGCCCCGCGAACGAGGACGGGCCGAACAGCGAGCTGGCCAGGTCCGCCGCCGCGTACGCCGCGGGGTATTCCTCCTCGTAGTACGCCAGCATGTCGCGGAAGAGCCGGTCCAGGTCCCGCTCCGAGCGCGCGGCGTCCAGCCGGGCCCCGAAGCTGCGCTTCGCCCCCTTCGCCTTCGACGCGAGCACCTCCTCCAGGACGCGCCGCCCCAGCGGCCCCAGCTTCCCCGCCGTGGCGTCCAGCTTCTGGCGCACCAGCCTGGCCAGCCCCGGCACCGCGGGGTCCGCCTGGAAGCCGGACTCCTGTTCGATGACGGCCAGCACCTGACACACCACCGACGGCGACGCGGGCTCCGCCTCCGCGTCCAGCGCCGCCAGCACGTCGCGCGCCCACGCCTCGCGCTCCGCCCCCTTCACCTTCGCGGGCAGCAGCCGCGCCACCTGCGCCACCGACAGCGTGGGCGGGGCCGGCACGTCCGGCACCGTCGCCGGGGCCCGCGCCGCGCACGCCACCGCGAGCATCGCCAGGGCCATGAGCGCCACCGCGCGCGGGGGCCTTGGTCTCGGTGTGTCAACGCGCCGGGGGACAGCGTTCCGCGTCATGTCAGCCCCCCGGTGCATGCTGCCCCCGCCTCATGAAACACCTGAAACATCCCGAGGGGCATCCCGAGCGAACTGCGTCAATCCTGCAAGGAATTCTCATCCTCTGAGTAAAAGAGGATGGCGGGGAATTCGCGGCTATCATGTTTGGTCGGGAGGGTGGGAGAAAGTAACTAAACGTACTTTCCCCAAAAAGTAGTTGCGCTGATGAAATCAAGTGTGTCACGTATCACCCTGCTGTTTCTTCATGGAGGTATCGCGTTGGCTCATCGACTGTTGAAGACGATTGGCGCGGCTTGGCTCGGAGTGGCTCTGACGGCGTGCGGTACGCAGGGGTCCACCGGAGAGGAAGCAAAGGCGCCTGAGCAGGAGAAGTCGGGCGAGGACATCCAGAGCACGCTGAACGCGCTCGGCGGTGCCCAGGTCGTGGGCGTGCACGCCGACGGCATCCCGGACAGCATCCGGGGCGAGCTGGGCCGCGCGGTGGGGACGCTGAACACGCTGTCCGCGGGGCACCAGGCGGTCGCGGCGGTGGCGCCCGCGTTCCGGCTGAAGGCGGAGGACCTGGTCCTGCGCCGGACGAACACGGACGAGCAGGGCAACCAGCACCTGCGCTTCACGCAGATGAAGAACGGCCTGGAAGTGGTCGGCGGTGAGCTGGCGGTGCACGTGCGCCCGGACGGCACGGTGTACGCGGCCAACGGCTCGGCGCGCGACGGCGTCTCCGTCTCCGCCCTGCCGCGCATCGCGGCGACCTCCGCGCAGCAGGCGGCGCTGAGCGCGACGGCCGGCACGGAGCTGGCGGTGGAAGGCTCCCCCCGGCTGGTGTACGTGCGCACCGAGGACGGCGCGCTGCGCCTGGCCTACGAGGTGACGGTGACGGGTCGGGGCGCCGAAGCCCCCATCCGCGACCGCGTGTACGTGGGCGGCGCGGACGGCTCCATCGTCCTGGTCGCGCCGCAGATCCACACGGCGCTCAACCGCCGCGTGTACAGCGCGAACAACGGCAGCAGCACGCCGGGCACGCTCAAGCGCAGCGAGGGCCAGGCGGCCATCGGTGACTCGCACGTCGACGTCAACTACGACATGCTGGGCTACACCTACGACTGCTACAAGACGCTCTTCAACCGCGACTCGCTGGACAACGCGGGCGCCGTGCTCATCAGCACGGTTCACTACGGCAACAACTACGTGAACGCCTACTGGGACGGCACCCAGATGGTGTACGGCGACGGCGACGGCGTGAACTCCATCGAGCTGGGCAAGGACCCGGACGTCACGGTCCACGAGCTGACCCACGCCGTCACGTCGAAGGAGTCCAACCTCACGTACTCCGGCCAGTCCGGCGGCCTCAACGAGGCGATGTCCGACACGTTCGGCGCCATCTGCGAGAGCTGGAAGACGGGCACGTGGAGCACCGCGCAGGACATCTGGCTGGTGGGCGAGGACGTCTGGACGCCCGCGACGGCGAACGACGCGCTTCGCTACATGGATGACCCGGCGAAGGACGGCGTGTCCAAGGACTGGGCGGCCAACGTGACGTCCGGCACGGACGTGCACTACAGCTCCGGCGTGCCCAACCTGGCGTTCGCGCTGCTGTCCAAGGGCGGCGTGCACCCGCGTGGCCGCTCCACCATCAACGTGCCGGCCATCGGCGTCGAGAAGGCCGCGCGCATCTGGTACAAGGCCAACACGGACATCTACACGGCGGGCACCACGTTCCTGCAGGCGAAGACCTGGACCATCCAGGCCGCCTCGGAGCTGGGCTACGACCAGGCGACCCAGGACGCGGTGAAGGCCGCCTGGGAAGCGGTGGGCGTGGGCGGCGTGGTGGTGCCCCCGGTCACCGTTCCGCTGACCAACAACGTGGCGGTGACGGGCATCTCCGACAGCGCCGGCAACGCGCGCTACTACACGCTGGCCGTTCCCGCGGGCGCCACGGCGCTGACGTTCGTCACCTCCGGTGGCACGGGTGACGTGGACCTGTACGTCAAGTTCGGCTCCGCGCCGACGACGTCCGTGTACGACTGCCGTCCGTACGCCGGTGGCAACGCGGAGACGTGCACCATCCCGGTTGCGCAGGCTGGCACCTACCATGTGATGCTCAACGCCTACTCGAACTACTCGGGCGTGACGCTGAAGGGCAGCTACACGGGCGGTGGCGGACCCACGGGCAACGTGCTGCAGAACAACGTGCCGGTGACGGGCATCTCCGGCGCCTCCGGCTCGTTCGCCACGGAGTGGACCACGCTGGACGTGCCGGCCGGTCGTGCGGTCACCATCACCACCACGGGTGGCACGGGTGACGCGGACCTGCACGTGCGCTTCGGCGCCTCGCCGACGACCACCACGTACGACTGCCGTCCGTACGCCAGCG
This genomic interval carries:
- a CDS encoding DUF1615 family protein produces the protein MALAMLAVACAARAPATVPDVPAPPTLSVAQVARLLPAKVKGAEREAWARDVLAALDAEAEPASPSVVCQVLAVIEQESGFQADPAVPGLARLVRQKLDATAGKLGPLGRRVLEEVLASKAKGAKRSFGARLDAARSERDLDRLFRDMLAYYEEEYPAAYAAADLASSLFGPSSFAGQNPITTAGSMQVSVRYAVEKAGPDADPDAVRESLYTRAGGVRYGTARLLGFEAAYDAPLFRFADYNSGVYSSRNAALQAQVSKLTGIELATDGDLRLYDKKGEPRDEDSQSLKALLVFRQRHAPELSERRVRRDVEQEKTADFETTDTYLAVKRVYAKQTGQPPVYAQLPRVTLKSMKLSGERTTAWFAKSVDARYQQCLTRHRQAAR
- a CDS encoding M4 family metallopeptidase → MAHRLLKTIGAAWLGVALTACGTQGSTGEEAKAPEQEKSGEDIQSTLNALGGAQVVGVHADGIPDSIRGELGRAVGTLNTLSAGHQAVAAVAPAFRLKAEDLVLRRTNTDEQGNQHLRFTQMKNGLEVVGGELAVHVRPDGTVYAANGSARDGVSVSALPRIAATSAQQAALSATAGTELAVEGSPRLVYVRTEDGALRLAYEVTVTGRGAEAPIRDRVYVGGADGSIVLVAPQIHTALNRRVYSANNGSSTPGTLKRSEGQAAIGDSHVDVNYDMLGYTYDCYKTLFNRDSLDNAGAVLISTVHYGNNYVNAYWDGTQMVYGDGDGVNSIELGKDPDVTVHELTHAVTSKESNLTYSGQSGGLNEAMSDTFGAICESWKTGTWSTAQDIWLVGEDVWTPATANDALRYMDDPAKDGVSKDWAANVTSGTDVHYSSGVPNLAFALLSKGGVHPRGRSTINVPAIGVEKAARIWYKANTDIYTAGTTFLQAKTWTIQAASELGYDQATQDAVKAAWEAVGVGGVVVPPVTVPLTNNVAVTGISDSAGNARYYTLAVPAGATALTFVTSGGTGDVDLYVKFGSAPTTSVYDCRPYAGGNAETCTIPVAQAGTYHVMLNAYSNYSGVTLKGSYTGGGGPTGNVLQNNVPVTGISGASGSFATEWTTLDVPAGRAVTITTTGGTGDADLHVRFGASPTTTTYDCRPYASGNNETCSFPAKTTAGKYYVKLRGYSAYSGVTLKAVY